Sequence from the Ancalomicrobiaceae bacterium S20 genome:
TGGAGGTGTAGCGTTCCTCGACCGCGTTCCAGGGGCTCAGGTGGTCGGCCGCGCTCTCGATGCCGAGCTTCGGATTCGCGCCCTCGACCGGCACCACCTGGCAGCGCCCGCAGATGCCGCGGCCACCGCAGACGGAATCGAGATCGACGCCGAGCTTGCGCGCGGCCTCCAGAACGGACGTGCCCTCGGCGAAGCGCTCGCGCTTCCCCGAGGGTGCAAAGAAGACCAGATGGTCGTTCGCGATAGCGTCGTTCGCCAATGCGGGCCCTCTCTCCCGGTTAGCGCGGTCGGATAGCACGATTCAGATGCGGGCGCCGCCCGCGATCAGCCGCGCCGGCGCCGGCCTTCACGACCGCCGCGCGCGCCGCCCTCGCCGGCCGCGCCTTCCGGCGTCGGCTCGCGATACTTGCGGATCCAGCTCATGCAGTTCGGATCGTGGCCCATGACGACGTCGGCGCCGAGCACGGCCTGGATGTCCTCGGCGTGCAGCGGGTTCATGATCGCGCTCGTCATGCCGGCGCCGATCATCATCGGCAGGAACGCCGCGTTGAGGCCGCGCCGGTTCGGCAGGCCGAACGAGAAGTTCGAGGCGCCGCAGGTGGTGTTGACCTTGAGTTCCTCGCGCAGGCGGCGCAGCAGGTACATGAGGCGGATGCCGGCGTCGTTGATCGCGCCGACCGGCATGACCAGCGGGTCGACGACGATGTTCTCCTTCGGGATGCCGAAGTCGGCGGCGCGCTCGACGATCTTCTTGGCGACGGCGTAGCGCACGTCCGGATCCTCGGAGATGCCGGTCTCGTCGTTGGAGATCGCGACCACCGCGGCGTCGTACTTCTTGACCAGCGGCAGGACGGCCTCGAGCCGCTCCTCCTCGCCGGTCACCGAATTGACCAGCGCCTTGCCCTGATAGACCGACAAGCCGGCCTCGAGCGCGGCGACGATCGATGAGTCGATCGACAGCGGCACATCGACGGTCTCCTGCACGAGCTTGACGCATTCGGCCAGGATCTTCGGCTCGTCGGCGAGCGGGATGCCGGCGTTGACGTCGAGCATCTGCGCGCCGGCCTCGACCTGGGCGAGAGCGTCGGCGACCACGCGGCTGTAGTCGCCGCGCGCCATCTCCTCGGCGAGCAGCTTGCGGCCGGTCGGATTGATGCGCTCGCCGATCATGACGAACCGTCGCTCGAAGCCGAGAACGACCTCACGCTTGGCGGACGAGATGACGGTTTCGGTCATGGGCGCTTTCCTCTCACGCGATCCGACGAGCCTGCCGGCCCTTTCATGTGCCCACCACTAGCGTGCGCGGCCGGCCCCGGTCTGTCCTGCAAACGACCGGCCGGTGGCGCGGCGCGAACGGAGGCCGCGTGTCGGATCCGTATCAGTGCGGAGACGGAAGCGGCGCGAGCCGCCATCCGAGCGCCGATCAGAGCGCGGGAGCCGCCTCGTCGGGCGGCGCCGGCGCGCGCTTCAGCCGCTGCTTCAGCGCCAGGAAACGCTTCTCGACCAGATGGTAGGACAAGGTCGCGAGCAGGATCGACACGGCCGAAACGATGACGAAGTCCGCCATGTCGGCCGAGAGCCCGACGACAGCGCCGAGCCGTTCCAGATCGACGTTCTTCTCCAGCCATTCGCCGACCGGCAGATGCACGATGTAGAGCGCGTAGGAGATCAGCCCGAGGAAGCGCAGCGACCGCGTTTCCAGGATCGCGACGGTCCAGGACAGCGGCCGGCCGAGGATGCCGAGCATCACGGTCGAGAGCGCCAGCGCCGAGGCGACGATCAGCACGACGTAGGGCAGCTTCACGATGTGATTGCGCTCGGCGACCGGATAGAGCGCCAGCGCCACCACCAGCACGACCGCGAGCAGGAACACCGGCCGCGACGACACCCAGGCCGGCACGCGCCCGCGGGTCGCGGCCATGATCGCGCCGCAGGCCATGAACACGAAGCCGGTCGAGGGCGAGGTGTAGAGCGTCACCATCTCGAAGCCGCGGCTCATCAGGACCAGCGTCGCCACGAGGCAGAGCCCGATCGCGCCGGCGAAGAAGGCGAGCTGGAGCCGGCTCGGCACGATCAGCACGAGCGGGGCGAAGAAGACGTAATATTGCTGCTCGACCGCCAGGCTCCAGGTGTGGGTGAACTCGGCCCAGGCGAAGGTGACGTAGCCGATCAGGAAATTCTGCAGGTAGAGGACGTACCAGGGCCAATAGGGCAGCGTCTTCTCGCCGAATGCGAGCTCGTCGACGACCAGGAACACGACGAACCAGAAGTAATAGGCCGGGAAGATCCGGAGCGCGCGTTGCAGCCAGAACGCCTTCAGCGCCGTGCCGATCGTCTCGCCCCCCGCCTCGATCGCCTTGCGCTGGCCGATCAGGATGCCGGTGATCAGGAATCCCGATAGGATGAAGAACATGAACACCGACAGGCCGCCGATGTCCGTACCCTTGATCGCCGTGTGATGGACGATGACCATGAAGGCGGCGAGGCCGCGCAGGCCGTCGAGGCCGAGAATGCGGGAGTGGGACAAGGGAGCGCACCGGAACCGTGGCAATCCCCCGCGGATAGCCGGCCGGCGCGGCGAACACAAGGCGGGATGTGTCCGGATCACGCGGACGGACCGGCCATCGCGGCCTTGGATCTGTTCCAAACTGCGCGGTGGACCGAGGCGTCCTTGCGGCATAGTCTTGCCGCAGAGACCCGGGACCGGCAGCAAAGCCGTTCCGGCGCGGCCGCCTTGGCGACGGCCGGGCCGGCGAGAGCCCGGGCTCTGAGAGCGGACGTCTCGGGCGGTGCGGCGGACGGAGGATCCGCTTGCGGCCGACCCTCGTCCGACGGGAGGAAACCGATGTGCTTCATGTTCGCCAGCCAGCCGCCGGAGAGCTACGCGTTCGAGACACGCTCGATCCGCCTCAACGGCCAGAGCACCAGCATCCGGCTCGAACGAATCTTCTGGGACATGCTCGAGCAGGTCGCCGCCGACCAGGGCTTCCCCACGGTCGGGCGGTTCATCTCGACGCTGCACAACGAGGTGCTGGCGTTGCGCGGCGAGGCGCCGAACTTCACCTCGCACCTGCGCTGCGTGTGTCTGGTCGCGCTCGAAAACAAGGTGCCGGCGCCCGAAACCAAAGCATCCGAGGCCAAGGCGGCGGCCGTGCGTCCCGCCGCGGCCGCGGCGCACCGGCCGCAGGCGCGTTACGGCACGTAGTATCCCTATAACACCCGCGCGAGCGGGACCGCCTTAGCCTGTCCTTCCAACGCCCCGGACCGCCCGGCCGGGGCGCCAACGAGGAAGGCAGAATGGCCAAGGCAATCCATATGATGATCCGCGTGCTCGACGAGGCGCGGTCGGTCGACTTCTACGCGCGCGCTTTCGGGCTCTCGGTCGCCGATCGGCTCGACTTCGCCGATTTCACGCTGGTCTACCTGCGCAATCCGGAAGCCGACTTCGAAGTCGAACTGACCATCAACAAGGGCAGGACCGAGCCCTACGCCCTCGGCGACGGCTATGGCCATGTCGCCTTCTGCGTCGATGATCTCGACGCCGAGCACGCCCGCTTCACCGAGGCCGGCCTCGCCCCGCGCAAGATCGTCGAGTTCAAGACCGACGCCGGCCTCCTCGCGCGGTTCTTCTTCGTCGAAGACCCCGACGGCTACAAGATCGAGGTCCTGCAACGCCACGGCCGCTACCGCTGACCCCCATTTCGCAGGGAGGAGCGGACGGACCCACCGCCCCTCCCCGCCCAAACAAGAAGACAATTCGGGAGAGGAAACCCCATGAGCCAGCATCATCACCACGGTCCCGACGGGGCGCATGTCCACGGTGCGCGTGAGCACGACGCCCACGACCACGACGCGCCGCGCTCGCCCGCGCGCCGGCAGTTCCTGCGCCGCTCCTCCGAGATCTCACTAGCCGCGGCCATCACCATCGTCGGCGGCAATTCGCTCCTGAACGCGAGCGAGGCCTGGGCCGTCGAGACCAAGGGGCTGAAGCCCGAGACCATGAAGACGCTGATCCTGGTCGCGCGCGACATCTACCCGCACGACCGCCTGCCCGACCGGTTCTACGCGGTCGCCATCAAGGGCCATGCGACCAAGGCCGAGACCGACGCCGGCCATCGCAAGCTGATCGAAGATGGTATCGCCGGGCTCGACAAGGCCGCCGGCGCCGGCGGCTATCTCGGCCAGGCCTGGGAGGCCAAGCGGGTGAAGCTGCTCGAGGCGATCGAGACCACGCCGTTCTTCCAGGCCGTGCGCGGCGACCTCGTGGTCAGCCTCTACAATCAGAAGGAGCTCTGGCCGCTGTTCGGCTACGAGGGCGAATCCTACTCCAAGGGCGGCTACATCCACCGCGGCTTCGACGACATCGACTGGCTCTGACCGCGCCACCCGCACGCGTGCGGCAGGCGCGCGAATTCAATCGATTCAATAAACAAGACACCCAGGGAAGAAACGTCATGGCTGCCAAATATGCAGGCGACAACGACGGCGTCGTCGTGATCATCGGATCGGGTGCCGGCGGCGGCACGCTCGGTAACGAACTCGCCCAGAAGGGCATCGACGTCGTGATCCTCGAGGCCGGTGCCCGGCACGAGTACGACGAGTTCATCAACGACGAGTGGGCGAGCTTCTCGCAGCTCGCCTGGACCGACCCGCGCACGACCACCGGCTCGTGGCGCGTGCACCAGAACTTCCCGAACCTGCCGGCCTGGATCGTCAAGGCGGTCGGCGGCTCGACCACCCATTGGGCGGGTGCCTCGCTGCGCTTCCAGGAGCACGAGTTCAAGACGCTGACGACCTACGGCAAGGTCGCCGGCGCCAATCTGCTCGACTGGCCGATCACGCTCGCCGACCTCGAGCCCTATTACGACAAGGCCGAGGCCAAGATGGGCGTGACCCGCACCAACGACCTGCCCGGTCTGCCCGGCAACAACAACTTCAAGATCATGAAGGCCGGCGCCGACAAGGTCGGCTACACCGAATGCAACACCGGCCGCATGGCGATCAACTCGGTGCAGCGCGACGGCCGCAACTCCTGCCAGCAGACCGGCTTCTGCTTCCAGGGCTGCAAGTGGGGCGCCAAATGGTCGACGCTCTATACCGAGATCCCCAAGGGCGAGGCGACCGGCAAGCTCGAGGTCCGGCCGAACAGCCATGTGCTGCGCATCGAGCATGACGCGGGCGGCAAGGTCACCGGCGTCGTCTACGCCGACAAGGACGGCAAGGAGCAGCGCCAGAAGGCGCGCATCGTCTGCGTCGCCGGCAACTCGATCGAGAGCCCGCGCATCCTGCTGAACTCGCACTCGGCGAAGTTCCCGCACGGGCTTGGCAATTCGTCGGGCCAGGTCGGCCGCAACTACATGCGGCACATGACCGGCTCGGTCTATGCCGTGTTCGAGAAGCCGGTGCACATGTACCGCGGCACGACCATGGCCGGCATCGTCCGCGACGAGGCCAAGCACGACCCGCGTCGCGGCTTCGTCGGCGGTTTCGAGATGGAGACCCTGTCGCTCGGCCTGCCGTTCATGGCGGCGTTCCTCGATCCGGGCGCCTGG
This genomic interval carries:
- a CDS encoding dihydropteroate synthase, whose protein sequence is MTETVISSAKREVVLGFERRFVMIGERINPTGRKLLAEEMARGDYSRVVADALAQVEAGAQMLDVNAGIPLADEPKILAECVKLVQETVDVPLSIDSSIVAALEAGLSVYQGKALVNSVTGEEERLEAVLPLVKKYDAAVVAISNDETGISEDPDVRYAVAKKIVERAADFGIPKENIVVDPLVMPVGAINDAGIRLMYLLRRLREELKVNTTCGASNFSFGLPNRRGLNAAFLPMMIGAGMTSAIMNPLHAEDIQAVLGADVVMGHDPNCMSWIRKYREPTPEGAAGEGGARGGREGRRRRG
- a CDS encoding acyltransferase; this translates as MSHSRILGLDGLRGLAAFMVIVHHTAIKGTDIGGLSVFMFFILSGFLITGILIGQRKAIEAGGETIGTALKAFWLQRALRIFPAYYFWFVVFLVVDELAFGEKTLPYWPWYVLYLQNFLIGYVTFAWAEFTHTWSLAVEQQYYVFFAPLVLIVPSRLQLAFFAGAIGLCLVATLVLMSRGFEMVTLYTSPSTGFVFMACGAIMAATRGRVPAWVSSRPVFLLAVVLVVALALYPVAERNHIVKLPYVVLIVASALALSTVMLGILGRPLSWTVAILETRSLRFLGLISYALYIVHLPVGEWLEKNVDLERLGAVVGLSADMADFVIVSAVSILLATLSYHLVEKRFLALKQRLKRAPAPPDEAAPAL
- a CDS encoding ribbon-helix-helix domain-containing protein; translation: MCFMFASQPPESYAFETRSIRLNGQSTSIRLERIFWDMLEQVAADQGFPTVGRFISTLHNEVLALRGEAPNFTSHLRCVCLVALENKVPAPETKASEAKAAAVRPAAAAAHRPQARYGT
- a CDS encoding VOC family protein, which produces MAKAIHMMIRVLDEARSVDFYARAFGLSVADRLDFADFTLVYLRNPEADFEVELTINKGRTEPYALGDGYGHVAFCVDDLDAEHARFTEAGLAPRKIVEFKTDAGLLARFFFVEDPDGYKIEVLQRHGRYR
- a CDS encoding gluconate 2-dehydrogenase subunit 3 family protein — its product is MSQHHHHGPDGAHVHGAREHDAHDHDAPRSPARRQFLRRSSEISLAAAITIVGGNSLLNASEAWAVETKGLKPETMKTLILVARDIYPHDRLPDRFYAVAIKGHATKAETDAGHRKLIEDGIAGLDKAAGAGGYLGQAWEAKRVKLLEAIETTPFFQAVRGDLVVSLYNQKELWPLFGYEGESYSKGGYIHRGFDDIDWL
- a CDS encoding GMC family oxidoreductase, whose protein sequence is MAAKYAGDNDGVVVIIGSGAGGGTLGNELAQKGIDVVILEAGARHEYDEFINDEWASFSQLAWTDPRTTTGSWRVHQNFPNLPAWIVKAVGGSTTHWAGASLRFQEHEFKTLTTYGKVAGANLLDWPITLADLEPYYDKAEAKMGVTRTNDLPGLPGNNNFKIMKAGADKVGYTECNTGRMAINSVQRDGRNSCQQTGFCFQGCKWGAKWSTLYTEIPKGEATGKLEVRPNSHVLRIEHDAGGKVTGVVYADKDGKEQRQKARIVCVAGNSIESPRILLNSHSAKFPHGLGNSSGQVGRNYMRHMTGSVYAVFEKPVHMYRGTTMAGIVRDEAKHDPRRGFVGGFEMETLSLGLPFMAAFLDPGAWGRSFTSALDDYPNMAGMWLVGEDMPQEKNGVTLSATKDKYGMPVANVNFDDHANDIAMRDYAYGRGKAIYDAVGAVRTFPTAPYPSTHNLGTNRMSEKAADGVVNKWGQAHDVKNLFVSDGSQFTTGGAENPTLTIVALAIRQAEYIARQMSSGMI